Proteins encoded together in one Planctomyces sp. SH-PL14 window:
- a CDS encoding serine/threonine-protein kinase yields the protein MSDDRESRLAVALEELLGAPAHTPVDWNSVRHRHPDLVDELRELWGTAHLASHLADATDVFVPPSGSARPTSAANEPPTPMPGILGDYELQREIGRGGMGIVFQARQRSLNRPVALKMVLNPEFAGGEATARLRAEAASVAQLDHPNIVSVYEIGEDDRHRTYFSMQFIEGTTLAAKLQSGPLPSRAAAQLLVPVCRAVAHAHRKGVVHRDLKPSNILIDGSGKPFVTDFGLAKQVPLAAGAPSLPPHPPIRRTSLTGSGAILGTPGYMAPEQASQPGMTPTPAADVYSLGAVLYAMVTARPPVQAASPVDAILQLLEQEPAPPRLLNPGIDADLEMIILKSLQKPTDLRYESADELGDDLEAYLRNDPIQARSSRFTDVLSRMFRPTHHAVVLQNWGRLWMWHALVLWILCLATNAMQLEGVDSRLPYLALWILGLGTWAAAFWGLRHRAGPVTFVERQIAHIWAASMASSILLFVIEALLGLPVLKLSPVLGVISAAVFMAKAGILSGEFYLQSVALFATSLVMAAVPRWGVAIFGTVSALCFLIPGWRLQSRVSPDGSATEKSS from the coding sequence ATGTCTGACGATCGCGAGTCCCGACTGGCCGTCGCCCTCGAAGAACTCCTGGGCGCCCCCGCCCACACACCCGTCGACTGGAACTCCGTCCGCCACCGCCATCCCGACCTCGTCGACGAACTCCGCGAACTCTGGGGAACAGCCCACCTCGCATCCCATCTCGCCGACGCCACCGACGTCTTCGTCCCCCCCTCGGGATCCGCCCGCCCGACATCAGCCGCCAACGAACCACCAACCCCCATGCCCGGGATCCTGGGGGACTACGAACTGCAACGAGAAATCGGCCGCGGCGGCATGGGCATCGTCTTCCAGGCCCGACAGCGAAGCCTCAACCGGCCCGTCGCCCTCAAGATGGTCCTCAACCCCGAGTTCGCCGGGGGAGAAGCCACAGCCCGGCTCCGGGCCGAAGCGGCCTCCGTCGCCCAGCTCGACCACCCGAACATCGTCTCGGTCTACGAGATCGGCGAGGACGACCGGCATCGGACCTACTTCTCGATGCAGTTCATCGAAGGAACCACCCTCGCCGCCAAGCTGCAGAGCGGCCCGCTCCCGTCCCGCGCCGCCGCACAGCTCCTCGTCCCCGTCTGCCGCGCCGTCGCCCATGCCCATCGCAAAGGGGTGGTCCACCGCGATCTCAAGCCCTCCAACATCCTGATCGACGGAAGCGGCAAGCCGTTCGTCACCGACTTCGGACTCGCCAAGCAGGTCCCGCTCGCCGCCGGCGCTCCTTCGTTGCCGCCCCACCCGCCGATCCGCCGGACATCGCTCACCGGCTCCGGGGCGATCCTCGGAACCCCCGGCTACATGGCCCCCGAACAGGCGTCGCAGCCGGGGATGACCCCAACCCCCGCCGCCGATGTCTACTCGCTGGGAGCGGTCCTCTACGCCATGGTGACCGCCCGCCCCCCGGTGCAGGCCGCGTCGCCCGTCGATGCCATCCTCCAGCTTCTCGAGCAGGAGCCCGCGCCGCCGAGGCTCCTGAACCCGGGGATCGACGCCGATCTCGAAATGATCATCCTCAAGTCGTTACAGAAGCCGACCGACCTGCGGTATGAGTCGGCGGACGAGCTGGGAGACGACCTCGAGGCCTACCTCAGGAACGACCCCATCCAGGCCCGCTCGTCCCGATTCACGGATGTTCTGAGCCGCATGTTCCGCCCCACCCACCACGCCGTCGTGCTGCAGAACTGGGGACGGTTGTGGATGTGGCACGCCCTCGTGCTTTGGATCCTCTGCCTGGCGACAAACGCCATGCAGCTCGAAGGCGTCGACAGCCGGCTGCCGTACCTGGCCCTGTGGATACTGGGCCTCGGGACATGGGCGGCGGCGTTCTGGGGACTGCGGCACCGGGCAGGGCCGGTGACGTTCGTGGAGCGGCAGATCGCCCACATCTGGGCGGCCAGCATGGCGAGCTCGATCCTGCTGTTCGTGATCGAAGCCCTGCTGGGGCTGCCGGTCCTCAAGCTCTCGCCGGTGCTGGGGGTCATCAGCGCGGCGGTGTTCATGGCGAAGGCGGGGATTCTGTCGGGGGAGTTCTACCTGCAGTCAGTCGCTCTGTTCGCCACGTCGCTCGTGATGGCCGCCGTCCCGCGGTGGGGCGTGGCGATCTTCGGAACCGTCAGCGCGCTCTGTTTCCTGATTCCAGGGTGGCGGCTGCAGTCCCGGGTCTCACCGGACGGTTCGGCGACAGAGAAGTCGTCGTAA
- a CDS encoding (deoxy)nucleoside triphosphate pyrophosphohydrolase: protein MKTVQCVGVAVVIHDNCVLVGTRDAGGPLAGYAEFPGGKCHAGEGVEACAVRECREETGLAVGGLERIDETEFEYPHGTVRVTFLRCRPEPESVGQLPAGSFRWVPIAEAVTRKFPEANAKVVAWLQTQ, encoded by the coding sequence ATGAAGACTGTTCAGTGTGTCGGGGTTGCGGTTGTCATCCACGACAATTGCGTGCTTGTGGGAACCCGTGATGCTGGCGGTCCTCTTGCGGGGTACGCGGAGTTTCCGGGTGGGAAGTGTCATGCGGGGGAGGGGGTGGAGGCGTGTGCGGTGCGGGAGTGTCGGGAGGAGACGGGGTTGGCGGTGGGTGGGCTGGAGCGGATTGATGAGACGGAGTTTGAGTACCCTCATGGGACGGTGCGGGTGACGTTTTTGCGATGTCGTCCGGAGCCGGAGTCGGTCGGGCAGTTGCCGGCGGGAAGTTTCCGGTGGGTGCCGATTGCGGAGGCGGTGACGCGGAAGTTTCCGGAGGCGAATGCGAAGGTCGTCGCCTGGTTACAGACGCAGTAA
- a CDS encoding cation diffusion facilitator family transporter, translated as MSQPLSDHDLANVPLVGVAVNASLATVKIISGVFGNSYALIADGIESSADIVSSLVVWGGLRIATRPPTQRHPYGFGKAETLAGAVAAFGILAAAGVIAFQSVHEILTPHHLPHWSTLLVLAMVVAIKEALARWVMAAGEGTESTALEGDAWHHRADALTSLAAFVGISISLIGGPGYEPADDWAALVACLVIAWNGIALLRRALRDLLDVSPSPLIVDDIRALASQVDGVRGVEKCRVRKSGTNFFVEIHVQVDGHLTVHEGHVIGGKVRRALRESSHRIADAIVHIEPDSEPRRLA; from the coding sequence ATGTCCCAGCCACTCTCCGATCACGATCTCGCCAACGTCCCCCTCGTCGGCGTGGCCGTGAATGCCTCGCTGGCCACCGTCAAAATCATCTCCGGCGTCTTCGGAAACTCCTACGCCCTCATCGCGGACGGCATCGAGTCCTCGGCCGACATCGTCAGCTCCCTCGTCGTCTGGGGCGGCCTCCGGATCGCCACCCGCCCCCCCACCCAACGACACCCCTACGGCTTCGGCAAGGCCGAAACCCTCGCCGGAGCGGTCGCGGCCTTCGGCATCCTCGCCGCCGCCGGAGTCATCGCCTTCCAGAGCGTCCACGAGATCCTCACCCCCCACCACCTCCCCCACTGGTCCACACTGCTGGTCCTCGCGATGGTCGTGGCGATCAAGGAAGCCCTCGCCCGCTGGGTCATGGCGGCCGGCGAAGGGACCGAAAGCACAGCCCTCGAAGGGGACGCCTGGCACCACCGGGCCGACGCCCTCACCAGCCTCGCGGCGTTCGTCGGCATCTCCATCAGCCTCATCGGCGGCCCCGGCTACGAACCGGCCGACGACTGGGCCGCCCTCGTCGCCTGCCTCGTCATCGCCTGGAACGGCATCGCCCTCCTGCGAAGAGCCCTGCGGGACCTCCTCGACGTCTCCCCCTCGCCGCTGATCGTCGATGACATCCGCGCCCTGGCCAGCCAGGTGGACGGAGTCCGCGGCGTGGAGAAGTGCCGCGTCCGAAAGAGCGGGACCAACTTCTTCGTCGAAATCCACGTCCAGGTGGACGGACACCTCACCGTCCACGAGGGACATGTCATCGGAGGCAAGGTCCGCCGGGCACTCCGCGAATCCTCGCACCGGATCGCGGACGCGATCGTGCACATCGAGCCCGATTCCGAACCCCGACGCCTCGCCTGA
- a CDS encoding DUF1501 domain-containing protein: MTSLQHHHTRTRRDFLTSSASGLGAAALASLLRQDGRAVAGGPAGVPAALTQLAPKAKNCIFFFQAGAPSQLDLFDPKPKLNELDGKPLPADMLEKVRFAFIKKESAVLLGSPRTWSKHGECGMDFSDFVPQIATCADDILMVRSLHSEQFNHHPGQLLLSCGRATFGLPTIGSWLTYGLGTESQNLPGYVVLTSGRGSSGGASLWSSGFLPSHHAGVLFRNEGEAVLNLTNPEGLPPELQRRGLDTLKSLNESRLSAVHDPEIASRIASYELAFRMQSAAPELIDLGGESASTREAYGIDRAQHPQATGRGNVANAHLSFSRNCLLARRMVERGVRFVNIIYEAWDQHSSLEADLRYNSWVVDQPIAALLKDLKQRGLLESTLVVWGAEFGRTPLGENRNGRAANTGRDHHPFAFTMWMAGGGIKGGQVYGESDDIGWGVVRDPVHINDFHATLLNLFGLDHLKLTYRHQGRDFRLTDVAGKVMTPWLA; the protein is encoded by the coding sequence ATGACATCACTTCAACATCACCACACGCGGACGCGGCGGGACTTTCTGACGAGCAGCGCCAGCGGACTCGGTGCGGCGGCGCTCGCGAGCCTGCTGAGGCAGGACGGCCGCGCCGTTGCGGGGGGACCGGCCGGGGTTCCTGCGGCGCTGACGCAGCTCGCTCCGAAGGCGAAGAACTGCATCTTCTTCTTTCAGGCGGGGGCGCCATCGCAGCTCGACCTCTTCGATCCGAAGCCCAAGCTCAACGAGCTCGACGGCAAGCCGCTCCCGGCCGACATGCTCGAGAAGGTCCGGTTCGCCTTCATCAAGAAGGAGAGCGCGGTCCTGCTCGGCTCGCCGCGAACGTGGTCCAAGCACGGCGAATGCGGGATGGATTTCTCGGACTTTGTCCCGCAGATCGCGACGTGCGCCGATGACATCCTGATGGTCCGTTCGCTCCATTCCGAGCAGTTCAACCATCACCCGGGACAGCTCCTCCTGAGCTGCGGCCGCGCGACCTTCGGCCTTCCGACGATCGGAAGCTGGCTGACCTATGGACTGGGAACGGAGTCGCAGAACCTTCCCGGGTATGTCGTCCTGACGAGCGGACGCGGGTCGAGCGGCGGGGCGTCACTGTGGTCGAGCGGGTTTCTGCCTTCACACCATGCCGGGGTGCTGTTCCGCAACGAGGGCGAAGCCGTCCTGAACCTGACGAACCCGGAGGGGCTGCCGCCGGAGCTGCAGCGGCGGGGGCTCGACACGCTCAAGTCGCTCAACGAGAGCCGGCTCAGCGCGGTCCACGATCCCGAGATCGCGAGCCGGATCGCCAGTTATGAACTGGCCTTCCGGATGCAGTCCGCGGCCCCCGAGCTGATCGATCTGGGGGGCGAGAGTGCCTCAACGCGGGAGGCGTATGGGATCGACCGGGCGCAGCATCCGCAGGCGACGGGGCGGGGGAATGTCGCCAACGCTCACCTTTCGTTCTCACGGAACTGTCTGCTGGCGCGGCGGATGGTGGAGCGCGGGGTGCGGTTCGTGAACATCATCTATGAGGCGTGGGACCAGCACAGCAGCCTGGAGGCGGACCTGCGGTACAACTCGTGGGTCGTCGACCAGCCGATCGCGGCGCTGCTCAAGGACCTGAAGCAGCGGGGGCTGTTGGAGAGCACGCTGGTGGTCTGGGGGGCGGAGTTCGGCCGGACGCCGCTGGGGGAGAATCGGAACGGCCGGGCGGCGAACACGGGCCGCGACCATCATCCGTTCGCGTTCACGATGTGGATGGCGGGGGGCGGGATCAAGGGAGGACAGGTGTACGGGGAGTCGGACGACATCGGGTGGGGCGTGGTCCGCGATCCGGTGCACATCAATGACTTCCACGCGACGCTGCTGAACCTGTTTGGTCTGGATCACCTCAAGCTGACATACCGGCATCAGGGGCGGGATTTCCGGCTGACGGATGTGGCGGGCAAGGTGATGACGCCCTGGCTGGCATAG
- a CDS encoding sulfotransferase family protein, which yields MRPALSWNRWYRTALLPGSFAYNTALSAVESVLYGGRIARTELNPAPLIVLGHWRSGTTLLHNLLVNDQHYSFPNTYSCVYPFHFLTTERVVKPLTGWLLPKSRPMDNIEAGWDCAQEDEMALCLMTMASPYVMALRPDRFETYGRFFNPANMTTRERSDFLEAMRTFFKKLAVRDPRALCLKSPGHTFRIPLLHELFPQAKYVYIYRNPYAVYNSSCHLRRTMNDENGLGHRDQVNLENETLDVYEDCFRTYERDKALIPPENLYEMRYETLDANPLGELERMYDSLSLPGFDQLRRTLEPQMKGVKEYKKNKYGEDREKQRQIYERLKFAFDRFGYPSPLQQPVEQAVA from the coding sequence ATGCGCCCTGCGCTTTCGTGGAACCGCTGGTACCGCACCGCTTTACTGCCAGGATCCTTTGCCTACAACACCGCCCTCTCGGCGGTCGAAAGCGTGCTCTACGGGGGCCGGATCGCCCGGACCGAGCTCAACCCCGCCCCGCTGATCGTCCTCGGCCACTGGCGGAGCGGAACGACCCTCCTCCACAACCTCCTCGTCAACGACCAGCACTACTCGTTTCCGAACACCTACTCCTGCGTCTACCCGTTCCACTTCCTGACGACCGAGCGGGTCGTGAAGCCGCTGACCGGCTGGCTCCTCCCCAAATCCCGGCCGATGGACAACATCGAGGCGGGCTGGGACTGTGCCCAGGAAGACGAGATGGCCCTGTGCCTGATGACCATGGCGTCGCCGTACGTCATGGCGCTCCGGCCGGACCGTTTTGAGACCTACGGGCGGTTCTTCAACCCCGCCAACATGACGACGCGGGAGCGGTCCGATTTCCTAGAGGCGATGCGGACGTTCTTCAAGAAGCTGGCGGTCCGCGATCCGCGGGCGCTGTGTCTGAAGTCGCCCGGGCACACGTTCCGGATTCCGCTGCTGCACGAACTCTTTCCGCAGGCGAAGTACGTCTACATCTATCGCAACCCGTACGCGGTCTACAACTCGTCGTGCCATCTGCGGCGGACGATGAATGACGAGAACGGGCTGGGTCATCGGGACCAGGTGAACCTGGAGAACGAGACGCTGGATGTTTACGAGGACTGCTTCCGGACGTACGAGCGGGACAAGGCGTTGATTCCGCCTGAGAACCTGTACGAGATGCGGTACGAGACGCTGGACGCGAATCCGCTGGGCGAGCTGGAGCGGATGTATGACTCGTTGAGCCTTCCTGGTTTTGACCAGTTGCGGCGGACGCTGGAGCCGCAGATGAAGGGTGTGAAGGAGTACAAGAAGAACAAGTACGGTGAGGACCGGGAGAAGCAGCGTCAGATTTACGAGCGGTTGAAGTTTGCTTTTGACCGGTTTGGCTACCCCTCGCCGCTGCAGCAGCCGGTTGAGCAGGCGGTCGCCTAA